In the Quercus lobata isolate SW786 chromosome 5, ValleyOak3.0 Primary Assembly, whole genome shotgun sequence genome, one interval contains:
- the LOC115990658 gene encoding uncharacterized protein LOC115990658: protein MIRSLKNTRIELNCWMDKKDDMWRQRSRISWLISGDRNTRFFHEKASARYKKNFIEGLLDENGRWLEGDEHVEELMLQYYERLFTSSGPTDFEEILDVVQHKVAPRMNHVFVREFTEVKVKNAIKQMYPLKSPGPDGMPPLFYQHFWPMIGVVVTSTVLAFLNSAYEMMQHISQKKSGRVGDLALKLDMSKAYDGVEWIWLEKIMQRLGFDDKWCALIMSCVTTVSYFVKINGKPKGHIVPSRGIRQGDPLSPYLFLLCVEGLSALIKKEVENGRLGGVAVFRRGPIISHLFFADDSLIFCKASLEECDALQRVLRVYECASGQQLNHTKTSLFFSSNTPMDIQEIIKERFGAQVIKHHEKYLGLPSLVGRNKKTIFNSIKDKLRKKLAGWKEKLLSKVGKEVLIKAVAQAIPTYTMSVFKLLDSLCEDLTSMIRNFWWGQRNEERRIAWMSWKKLCAPKSCGGMGFKKLKEFNLALLAKQGWRLQQGHDSLVYKVVLGNNPSFTWRSIMFAQPLIKNGLRWRLGNGESIQIWGDKWLPKPSTFMVSSPRLFMPHDMKVGELINKDEASWKADAIDALFVLDEVEVIKKFSSARR, encoded by the exons ATGATTAGATCATTGAAGAATACTAGAATTGAGTTGAATTGTTGGATGGACAAGAAAGATGATATGTGGAGGCAAAGATCAAGAATTAGTTGGCTGATATCGGGAGATAGGAACACCAGGTTTTTCCATGAGAAAGCTTCTGCAAGAtacaaaaagaatttcatagAGGGTTTGTTAGATGAGAATGGTAGGTGGTTGGAGGGAGATGAGCACGTGGAGGAGTTGATGTTGCAGTACTATGAAAGGCTTTTTACTAGTAGTGGTCCTACGGATTTTGAAGAAATCTTAGATGTAGTCCAACATAAAGTCGCCCCAAGGATGAATCATGTATTTGTAAGAGAGTTTACAGAAGTTAAAGTGAAAAATGCCATTAAGCAAATGTATCCGTTGAAGTCTCCTGGACCGGATGGCATGCCTCCATTATTTTATCAACACTTTTGGCCCATGATTGGTGTTGTGGTTACTTCAACTGTTTTAGCCTTCCTTAATTCAG CTTATGAAATGATGCAACATATTAGTCAAAAGAAGAGTGGTAGAGTGGGTGATTTGGCTCTAaaacttgatatgagtaaggcatATGATGGGGTAGAGTGGATATGGttggaaaaaattatgcaaaggttgggttttgatgataaATGGTGTGCTTTGATTATGAGTTGTGTCACTActgtttcttattttgtgaAGATTAATGGCAAACCTAAAGGGCATATTGTTCCAAGTAGGGGAATAAGGCAGGGTGACCCTCTATCTCCATATCTATTCTTGCTATGTGTGGAAGGTCTTTCTGCTCTTATTAAGAAAGAGGTGGAGAATGGAAGGCTGGGGGGAGTTGCGGTTTTCCGTAGGGGTCCCATAATATCCCATCTTTTCTTTGCCGATGATAGTCTCATTTTTTGTAAAGCTTCCTTGGAGGAGTGTGATGCCCTCCAGAGGGTGTTGCGGGTTTATGAATGTGCTTCGGGCCAGCAGTTAAATCATACCAAAACTTCTCTGTTTTTTAGTAGTAATACTCCTATGgatattcaagaaattattaaaGAGAGGTTTGGGGCCCAAGTGATTAAGCACCATGAAAAATATCTTGGTTTGCCGTCATTGGTGGGTAGGAATAAGAAAACTATTTTCAATTCTATTAAGGACAAACTAAGGAAAAAGCTTGCTGGTTGGAAAGAGAAGTTATTGTCTAAGGTAGGAAAAGAAGTGTTGATAAAAGCTGTGGCACAGGCAATTCCGACGTATACTATGAGTGTTTTTAAATTGCTAGACTCTCTTTGTGAGGATTTGACGTCTATGATACGtaatttttggtgggggcaaagaAATGAAGAGAGGAGGATAGCTTGGATGAGTTGGAAAAAATTATGTGCTCCAAAAAGTTGTGGTGGGATGGGATTTAAAAAACTTAAGGAGTTTAACTTGGCTTTATTGGCTAAGCAAGGGTGGAGGCTTCAACAAGGTCATGATTCATTGGTGTATAAG GTTGTTTTGGGCAATAATCCCTCATTTACTTGGCGGAGTATTATGTTTGCTCAACCCCTTATTAAAAATGGTTTACGGTGGAGGCTTGGTAATGGTGAGAGTATCCAGATTTGGGGTGATAAATGGCTGCCTAAGCCTTCAACTTTCATGGTTTCATCTCCTAGATTGTTTATGCCACATGATATGAAGGTTGGAGAATTGATAAATAAGGATGAGGCTTCGTGGAAGGCTGATGCTATAGATGCTCTATTTGTGCTGGATGAAGTAGAGGTTATAAAGAAGTTCTCATCTGCCCGAAGATAA
- the LOC115990657 gene encoding uncharacterized protein LOC115990657 encodes MVWCLLMDEKSSLENLQLLLNYAWALWGNRNEVQCGGKRKDGRMLLHWVTQYLEEYRSIIVLTLVTNISVQHVQRWNPPPTSCFKCNVDAVVFAELKSVGIGVIVWDWHGHFVVAMCKHLHTPLGPLEAESKAVEIGMQFAKQLGLSDIIMEGDSLMVSRALN; translated from the coding sequence ATGGTATGGTGTTTATTGATGGATGAAAAAAGTTCACTGGAAAATCTGCAGTTGCTGCTAAACTATGCGTGGGCGTTGTGGGGAAACCGGAATGAAGTTCAATGTGGCGGAAAGCGAAAAGATGGTAGGATGCTTCTTCATTGGGTGACTCAATATCTGGAGGAATACCGATCTATCATTGTTTTGACACTAGTTACAAACATTTCTGTTCAACATGTTCAAAGGTGGAACCCGCCACCCACTTCGTGTTTTAAGTGTAACGTTGATGCTGTTGTGTTTGCTGAGTTGAAGTCAGTGGGAATTGGTGTGATTGTATGGGACTGGCATGGGCACTTTGTAGTAGCAATGTGCAAGCATTTACACACACCACTGGGACCTCTTGAAGCGGAATCGAAGGCTGTTGAAATTGGTATGCAGTTCGCAAAGCAGCTGGGTTTATCAGACATCATCATGGAGGGTGATTCGTTAATGGTTTCTAGAGCGTTGAATTAG